A genomic window from Massilia sp. METH4 includes:
- a CDS encoding arsinothricin resistance N-acetyltransferase ArsN1 family B, which yields MIRDATAGDAAAIAAIYNPYILETTISFEETAVSPDDMRSRIAGVQDGGLPWLVLENADGPIAGYAYATKWRVRHAYRYSVETSVYLASGASGKGHGTALYLELLRRLRDAGCHLAIAGIAQLNPASVALHEKLGFVKVAHFGEVGFKFGRWLDVGYWELRL from the coding sequence GTGATCCGCGACGCCACCGCCGGCGATGCGGCCGCCATCGCTGCCATCTACAACCCCTACATCCTCGAGACGACGATCAGCTTCGAGGAAACGGCCGTGTCCCCGGACGACATGCGCTCCCGGATCGCCGGCGTGCAGGATGGCGGCCTGCCGTGGCTGGTGCTGGAAAACGCGGACGGTCCGATTGCCGGCTATGCCTATGCAACGAAGTGGCGTGTGCGACACGCCTACCGCTACTCCGTCGAGACCTCGGTGTACCTCGCAAGCGGCGCCTCCGGCAAGGGGCACGGCACCGCGCTCTATCTGGAATTGCTCCGGCGCCTGCGCGATGCCGGCTGCCATCTCGCCATTGCCGGCATCGCCCAGCTGAACCCGGCAAGCGTGGCACTGCATGAAAAGCTGGGATTCGTGAAGGTGGCCCACTTCGGCGAAGTGGGCTTCAAGTTCGGCCGCTGGCTCGATGTGGGCTACTGGGAATTGCGGCTTTGA
- a CDS encoding M48 family metallopeptidase: protein MKKHTIMIAAAISVLAACASTTKPGVVGVQRQQLLLVSAEKVEQMALVNYTQQNREAQSKGRLVTKGADYERLKKIAARLQAHVGTFRDDAAKWNWQLALIDAPVINATCAPGGKITFYTGLIRQLKLNDDEIAIVMGHEIAHALREHGRERVSRAYAQNALTTTALAAAPNSQAQIEAANAVAHYLYMLPNSRQNESEADAMGLELAARAGYKPEASVAVWRKMQALDKKSGEKRSAEFTSTHPSNETRIGDLTAMLPKVTPLYQAALPARTNVK from the coding sequence ATGAAAAAGCACACGATCATGATCGCCGCCGCCATCTCGGTCCTGGCGGCCTGCGCATCCACCACGAAGCCGGGCGTGGTCGGCGTCCAGCGGCAGCAATTGCTGCTGGTGTCCGCCGAAAAGGTGGAGCAGATGGCGCTGGTGAACTACACGCAGCAAAACCGCGAAGCGCAGTCGAAGGGCCGCCTGGTGACGAAGGGCGCCGACTACGAACGCCTGAAGAAGATCGCCGCGCGCCTGCAGGCCCACGTCGGCACGTTCCGCGACGATGCGGCGAAATGGAACTGGCAACTGGCGCTGATCGATGCGCCGGTGATCAATGCCACCTGTGCGCCGGGCGGCAAGATCACGTTCTACACGGGCCTGATCCGCCAGTTGAAGCTGAACGACGACGAGATCGCCATCGTGATGGGCCACGAAATCGCCCACGCGCTGCGCGAGCATGGCCGCGAACGCGTGTCGCGCGCGTACGCGCAGAACGCGCTGACGACGACGGCGCTGGCGGCGGCGCCGAACAGCCAGGCCCAGATCGAGGCGGCCAACGCCGTGGCGCACTACCTCTACATGCTGCCGAACTCGCGCCAGAACGAATCGGAAGCGGACGCGATGGGCCTGGAACTGGCCGCCCGTGCCGGCTACAAGCCGGAAGCGTCGGTGGCCGTGTGGCGCAAGATGCAGGCGCTGGACAAGAAGTCGGGGGAGAAGCGGTCGGCCGAATTCACGTCCACCCACCCGTCGAACGAGACGCGCATCGGCGACCTGACGGCCATGCTGCCGAAAGTAACGCCGCTGTACCAGGCCGCGCTGCCCGCCAGGACGAACGTGAAGTAA
- a CDS encoding EAL domain-containing protein encodes MNNIVPQEHQLPQVASAQDEVASEVASEVASEVASDIAPELVRLAGYLCGSKVPPEALADERSLLACAPAAMSAEQRQALADLAAVAAANEELRRKLARAESFLSGFAEHSPSPLWIKDRHGSYVMGNAALHGFFGVPTVVGKDDSHFWPEDIRHSLEEQDRAVLENGETIKTMETSHDGTRHWLVHKFPIDVDGEPFLGGSAIDMTTEVEKERALIRHDNFYVLLSRLSAIISRAKTLEALCLDTCRVAAQQPGLEVVVISRVDEATGALEPFTSAARDGTEHQWQDQDGGADASTVAGWFLPELAGAAVATGCLQCANHLASPHPRVASCMAIPLFVNNKCWGVASFYSYRPEFFDHFYRERAGDIGNELSFGLERLINAQELFRLARTNALSGLPSRLHFDEEIAALASVNASGTVLLININRFDEISSAYGNTAAIGLMRQVAQRLRDEVAERMVLSHVGIGRFALFYPADEERSPRGYARDTIIPMLEGSYQVDQQKIWCTVNVGAAMLPEDGTSADELLVKAWGALAGARMQEEQIGFYDRDADHALARQISMEAELREAVERGEFVNFYQPKIDLKTGKLAGAEALVRWRHPERGLVQPTEFVPVLERSGLVTQVGRNVMQRAMEDWRAWYDAGLKPPQIAVNVAPAQFRCDSLFDDIERALNTAEAHLKPLSIEVTESSLVSDHRRVVDILNRVRELEVPVAIDDFGTGYSSLAYLVTLPVDVLKIDRSFVVKMTQDANYMGLVSTIVTLAHTLELKVVAEGVETDEEAKLLKLLRCEQGQGYLYGRPLPAEEFGKLLGR; translated from the coding sequence ATGAACAATATCGTCCCCCAGGAACACCAGTTACCCCAGGTCGCCAGCGCGCAGGACGAAGTTGCGTCGGAAGTTGCGTCGGAAGTTGCGTCGGAAGTGGCGTCCGACATTGCGCCGGAACTCGTCCGCCTCGCCGGTTATCTGTGCGGCAGCAAGGTACCGCCCGAGGCGCTGGCCGATGAGCGGTCGCTGCTGGCTTGCGCGCCGGCGGCGATGAGCGCCGAGCAACGCCAGGCGCTGGCGGACCTGGCGGCCGTGGCAGCGGCGAACGAGGAGCTCCGGCGCAAGCTGGCGCGCGCCGAGAGTTTCTTGTCCGGCTTCGCCGAACATTCGCCCTCCCCCCTGTGGATCAAGGACCGCCATGGCAGCTATGTGATGGGTAACGCCGCGCTGCACGGCTTCTTCGGCGTGCCGACCGTGGTCGGCAAGGACGACAGCCATTTCTGGCCGGAAGACATCCGCCACAGCCTGGAAGAACAGGACCGCGCCGTGCTCGAGAACGGCGAAACGATCAAGACGATGGAAACGTCGCACGACGGCACGCGACACTGGCTGGTGCACAAGTTCCCGATCGACGTCGACGGCGAGCCGTTCCTGGGCGGCAGCGCGATCGACATGACCACCGAGGTGGAAAAGGAACGCGCGCTGATCCGCCACGACAATTTCTACGTGCTGCTGTCGCGCCTTTCCGCCATCATCTCGCGCGCCAAGACGCTGGAGGCCTTGTGCCTTGATACGTGCCGCGTGGCCGCCCAACAGCCCGGCCTGGAGGTGGTGGTCATCAGCCGGGTCGACGAAGCCACGGGGGCGCTGGAGCCGTTCACCTCCGCCGCGCGCGACGGTACCGAGCATCAGTGGCAAGACCAGGACGGCGGCGCGGATGCCAGCACGGTCGCCGGCTGGTTCCTGCCCGAGCTGGCTGGCGCCGCCGTCGCCACCGGCTGCCTGCAATGCGCGAACCACCTGGCGAGCCCGCACCCGCGCGTGGCCTCGTGCATGGCGATTCCGCTGTTCGTCAACAACAAGTGCTGGGGCGTGGCTTCGTTTTACTCATACCGCCCGGAATTCTTCGATCACTTCTACCGCGAACGGGCCGGCGATATCGGCAATGAGCTCAGTTTCGGCCTGGAGCGGCTGATCAATGCCCAGGAACTGTTCCGGCTGGCCCGCACGAATGCGCTGTCCGGACTGCCCAGCCGCCTGCATTTCGACGAGGAAATTGCCGCGCTGGCGAGCGTGAACGCCAGCGGCACTGTCTTGCTCATCAACATCAACCGCTTCGACGAGATCAGCTCCGCGTACGGCAACACGGCGGCGATCGGCCTGATGCGGCAGGTGGCGCAACGCCTCAGGGACGAAGTGGCGGAGCGCATGGTGCTGTCCCACGTGGGCATCGGGCGCTTCGCGCTGTTCTACCCTGCCGACGAGGAGCGTTCGCCACGCGGCTATGCGCGCGACACGATCATCCCGATGCTGGAGGGCTCCTACCAGGTGGACCAGCAGAAGATCTGGTGCACGGTGAACGTGGGCGCCGCCATGCTGCCCGAGGACGGCACCAGCGCCGACGAGCTGCTCGTCAAGGCCTGGGGCGCGCTGGCCGGCGCGCGCATGCAGGAAGAGCAGATCGGCTTCTACGACCGCGACGCGGACCATGCGCTGGCGCGCCAGATCAGCATGGAGGCGGAGCTGCGCGAGGCAGTCGAACGGGGCGAGTTCGTCAACTTCTACCAGCCGAAGATCGACCTGAAGACAGGCAAGCTGGCGGGCGCCGAAGCGCTGGTGCGCTGGCGGCACCCCGAGCGCGGCCTGGTCCAGCCCACGGAATTCGTGCCCGTGCTGGAACGCAGCGGGCTCGTCACCCAGGTGGGGCGCAACGTGATGCAACGGGCGATGGAGGATTGGCGGGCATGGTATGACGCCGGGCTCAAGCCGCCCCAGATCGCCGTCAACGTGGCGCCGGCGCAGTTCCGCTGCGATTCGCTGTTCGACGACATCGAGCGCGCGCTGAACACGGCCGAGGCGCACCTGAAGCCCCTGTCCATCGAAGTCACGGAAAGCAGCCTGGTCTCGGACCACCGCCGCGTGGTCGACATCCTCAACCGCGTGCGCGAGCTCGAAGTTCCCGTGGCCATCGATGACTTCGGCACCGGCTATTCATCGCTGGCCTACCTCGTCACGCTGCCGGTGGACGTGCTCAAGATCGACCGGTCGTTTGTCGTGAAGATGACGCAGGATGCCAACTACATGGGGCTGGTGTCGACCATCGTCACGCTGGCGCACACGTTGGAGCTGAAGGTGGTGGCCGAAGGGGTGGAAACGGACGAGGAAGCCAAGCTGCTCAAGCTGTTGCGGTGCGAGCAGGGGCAAGGCTACCTCTATGGCCGGCCACTGCCGGCCGAGGAGTTCGGGAAGCTGCTGGGGCGCTGA
- a CDS encoding SRPBCC family protein produces the protein MKRLLTLAAVAVGSAYLAKYLKGKAAGQDNSTAREEITVDVPVRTAYDQWTQFEEFPKFMDSVHEIRQLDDKRLHWKADVLGKPIEWDAEITEQIPDKRIAWRSTTGTPNSGVVRFEPQGASRTKIVLELTYTPTDPVEAAGDLVGAVGMQARGNLKKFKEMIEARGKETGAWRGTIHSPDSPRVTH, from the coding sequence ATGAAACGACTACTCACGCTGGCGGCAGTGGCCGTCGGCAGCGCCTATCTCGCCAAATACCTGAAGGGCAAGGCTGCAGGCCAGGACAATTCCACGGCCAGGGAAGAAATCACGGTCGACGTGCCGGTGCGCACGGCTTATGACCAGTGGACGCAATTCGAGGAATTCCCGAAATTCATGGACAGCGTCCATGAAATCCGCCAGCTGGACGACAAGCGCCTGCACTGGAAGGCGGACGTGCTCGGCAAGCCGATCGAATGGGATGCCGAGATCACCGAACAGATCCCGGACAAGCGCATCGCCTGGCGCAGCACCACCGGCACGCCGAACAGCGGCGTGGTGCGCTTCGAACCGCAGGGCGCCTCCCGCACGAAGATCGTGCTGGAGCTGACCTATACGCCGACCGACCCGGTGGAGGCAGCCGGCGACCTGGTGGGCGCCGTGGGCATGCAGGCGCGCGGTAACCTGAAGAAGTTCAAGGAAATGATCGAGGCGCGTGGCAAGGAAACGGGCGCCTGGCGCGGCACCATCCACAGCCCGGACAGCCCGCGGGTAACGCATTGA
- the fusA gene encoding elongation factor G, translating to MSRKTPIERYRNIGISAHIDAGKTTTTERILFYTGVNHKIGEVHDGAATMDWMEQEQERGITITSAATTAFWRGMAGNFPEHRINIIDTPGHVDFTIEVERSMRVLDGAVMVYDAVGGVQPQSETVWRQANKYKVPRIAFVNKMDRVGADFFRVRQQIHDRLKGNAVPIQIPVGAEDHYQGVIDLVKMQAIIWDDASQGVKFSYGDIPPELRELAQKWHDNLVEAAAEATPELTERYLDGETLTEAEIKAALRQRTIRGEIVPMLAGSAFKNKGVQAMLDAVVEYLPSPVDVPAIAGHDEHDREIERHPTDADPFAALAFKIMTDPFVGQLAFFRVYSGVVNSGDTVYNPTKGQRERLGRILQMHANERKEIKEVFAGDIAAAVGLKAVTTGDTLSDPAHVIILEKMVFPEPVISQAVEPKTKADQEKMGIALSRLAQEDPSFRVHTDEESGQTIISGMGELHLEILVDRMKREFGVEASVGKPQVAYRETIRKPVTDVEGKFIKQSGGKGQYGHVVLALEPLEHGKGYEFVDAIKGGVVPREFIPAVDKGIQETLRSGVLAGYPVVDVRATLTFGSYHDVDSNENAFRMAGSMAFKDGMRRADPELLEPIVDVEVETPEEFMGNVMGDLTSRRGMVQGMDEIPGGGGKLVRALVPLAEMFGYSTTLRSLTQGRATYTMEFKHYAGVPKHILDQIATAKVKG from the coding sequence ATGAGCCGCAAGACCCCAATCGAGCGTTACCGGAATATCGGCATCAGCGCCCACATCGATGCCGGCAAGACCACGACCACCGAGCGTATCCTGTTCTATACCGGCGTGAACCACAAGATCGGCGAGGTGCACGACGGCGCGGCCACCATGGACTGGATGGAGCAAGAACAGGAGCGCGGCATCACGATCACGTCCGCAGCCACCACGGCATTCTGGCGCGGCATGGCGGGCAATTTCCCCGAGCACCGCATCAACATCATCGACACGCCGGGCCACGTGGACTTCACGATCGAGGTGGAGCGCTCGATGCGCGTGCTGGACGGCGCCGTGATGGTGTACGACGCCGTCGGCGGCGTGCAGCCGCAATCCGAGACCGTGTGGCGGCAGGCGAACAAGTACAAGGTGCCGCGCATCGCCTTCGTCAACAAGATGGACCGCGTTGGGGCCGACTTCTTCCGCGTGCGGCAGCAGATCCACGACCGTCTGAAGGGCAATGCCGTGCCGATCCAGATTCCGGTCGGCGCGGAGGACCATTACCAGGGCGTCATCGACCTGGTCAAAATGCAGGCGATCATCTGGGACGACGCGAGCCAGGGCGTGAAGTTCAGCTACGGCGACATCCCGCCCGAACTGCGCGAGCTGGCGCAGAAATGGCACGACAACCTGGTGGAAGCGGCCGCCGAGGCGACGCCCGAGCTGACCGAGCGTTACCTGGACGGCGAGACGCTGACGGAAGCCGAGATCAAGGCGGCGCTGCGCCAGCGCACGATCCGCGGCGAGATCGTGCCCATGCTGGCAGGCAGCGCGTTCAAGAACAAGGGCGTGCAGGCGATGCTAGACGCCGTGGTGGAATACCTGCCGTCGCCGGTGGACGTGCCGGCCATCGCCGGCCACGACGAGCACGACCGCGAGATCGAACGGCACCCGACCGACGCCGACCCGTTCGCCGCCCTGGCGTTCAAGATCATGACGGACCCGTTCGTGGGCCAGTTGGCCTTCTTCCGCGTGTATTCCGGCGTCGTCAATTCCGGCGACACCGTCTACAACCCTACCAAGGGTCAGCGCGAGCGGCTCGGCCGCATCCTGCAGATGCATGCCAACGAGCGCAAGGAGATCAAGGAAGTGTTCGCGGGCGATATCGCGGCGGCCGTCGGCCTGAAGGCGGTGACCACCGGCGACACGCTGAGCGACCCGGCGCACGTGATCATCCTGGAAAAGATGGTGTTCCCGGAACCGGTGATCTCGCAGGCGGTGGAGCCGAAGACGAAGGCCGATCAGGAAAAGATGGGCATCGCCCTGTCGCGCCTGGCTCAGGAAGACCCGTCGTTCCGCGTGCATACGGACGAGGAATCGGGCCAGACGATCATTTCCGGCATGGGCGAGCTGCACCTGGAAATCCTGGTTGACCGCATGAAGCGCGAGTTCGGCGTCGAGGCCTCGGTCGGCAAGCCGCAGGTGGCCTATCGAGAAACGATCCGCAAACCGGTGACCGACGTCGAGGGCAAGTTCATCAAGCAGTCCGGCGGCAAGGGCCAGTATGGCCACGTGGTGCTGGCGCTGGAACCCCTGGAGCACGGCAAGGGCTATGAATTCGTCGACGCCATCAAGGGTGGCGTGGTGCCGCGCGAATTCATTCCCGCCGTCGACAAGGGCATCCAGGAAACGCTGCGCTCGGGCGTGCTGGCCGGCTATCCGGTGGTGGATGTGCGGGCGACCCTCACGTTCGGCTCCTATCACGACGTCGACTCGAACGAGAACGCGTTCCGCATGGCTGGCTCGATGGCGTTCAAGGATGGCATGCGGCGCGCCGACCCCGAGCTGCTGGAACCGATCGTGGACGTGGAAGTGGAAACGCCCGAGGAATTCATGGGCAATGTGATGGGCGACCTTACGTCGCGGCGCGGCATGGTGCAGGGCATGGACGAGATCCCCGGCGGCGGCGGCAAGCTGGTGCGGGCGCTTGTGCCGCTGGCCGAGATGTTCGGCTATTCCACCACGCTGCGTTCGCTGACGCAGGGGAGGGCAACGTACACCATGGAATTCAAGCACTATGCGGGCGTGCCAAAGCATATCCTGGACCAGATCGCGACGGCGAAGGTGAAGGGGTGA
- a CDS encoding phospholipase A, whose translation MKKHFAPCLSAMLALFPFAVSAQEARPELDKDLARCALLADPTERLGCYDLVANRPADAPPALAANGTDQQQGAFPGGPLAKTVEPAAPAAVEPIVSVQVPLWELDGDSKRGVFNFRPHRDNYLLLANYSNSTNEAPFEEVTPSGIDSKHVELAYQLSFKLKLMETIAGSPVDLWFGYTQQSFWQAYNRDESSPFRETNYQPEIMAIAPIGKRLGGFDLRYAGLGFVHQSNGQAATLSRSWNRLYAEVGGEYGKLGVTARIWKRLDNSKSDNDNLDITDFMGHGDLRLVYRDGGSEYSLLARRNLHTDHGSLQLGWAFPLRANLKGYVQFFSGYGQSLIDYNYSQMSLGAGFLVGF comes from the coding sequence ATGAAAAAACACTTTGCCCCCTGCCTTTCGGCCATGCTGGCCCTCTTCCCTTTCGCCGTCTCCGCCCAGGAGGCAAGGCCGGAACTGGACAAGGACCTGGCACGCTGCGCGCTGCTGGCCGACCCGACCGAGCGGCTGGGTTGCTACGACTTGGTGGCGAACCGGCCGGCGGACGCGCCGCCCGCCCTGGCGGCGAACGGCACCGACCAGCAGCAAGGCGCATTCCCGGGCGGGCCGTTGGCGAAGACCGTGGAACCGGCCGCGCCGGCCGCCGTCGAGCCGATCGTGTCCGTGCAGGTGCCGCTCTGGGAACTGGACGGGGACAGCAAGCGCGGCGTATTCAATTTCCGCCCGCACCGCGACAATTACCTGCTGCTGGCGAACTACAGCAACAGCACCAACGAGGCGCCCTTCGAGGAAGTGACGCCGTCCGGCATCGATTCGAAGCACGTGGAACTGGCCTACCAGCTGTCGTTCAAGCTGAAACTGATGGAGACGATCGCCGGCTCGCCCGTCGACCTGTGGTTCGGCTACACGCAGCAAAGCTTCTGGCAAGCGTACAACCGCGATGAATCGAGCCCGTTCCGGGAAACGAACTACCAGCCGGAGATCATGGCAATCGCGCCGATCGGCAAGCGGCTCGGCGGCTTCGACTTGCGCTACGCGGGGCTGGGCTTCGTGCACCAGTCGAATGGCCAGGCGGCCACGCTGTCGCGCAGCTGGAACCGGCTGTACGCGGAGGTGGGCGGCGAATACGGCAAACTGGGCGTGACGGCGCGCATCTGGAAGCGGCTGGACAATTCGAAGTCGGACAACGACAACCTCGACATCACCGACTTCATGGGCCATGGCGACCTGCGGCTCGTCTACCGCGATGGCGGCAGCGAATATTCGCTGCTGGCGCGGCGGAACCTGCACACGGATCACGGTTCGTTGCAGCTCGGCTGGGCCTTCCCTCTGCGCGCCAACCTGAAGGGCTATGTGCAGTTCTTCTCGGGGTATGGCCAGAGCCTGATCGACTACAATTACTCGCAGATGTCGCTGGGCGCCGGGTTCCTGGTGGGCTTCTGA
- a CDS encoding methyltransferase domain-containing protein — translation MLSERELESCYLGQFIPVHYHHNLLMDTNRMHNFRAAITHVVKPGMKVLELGGGTGALSFFAAQRADKVYCVDFNPDMVAEARRFLAMNRCGEKVEVIHADAFEYLPPEPVDVVICEMIHVGMLREKQVEVIENFKRRYAQKFGGPLPVFLPEAVLMAAQPLQQEYDFEGFHAPIVQFQQPGIAQPGTVEMAQPAVYSVIDFTQPNDTSYSWEGKFVIDRDGTVNAIRFITKNILSVVQERATTIDWLNHYMALPLERPVEVKAGDVLQVAFAYRAGGSIPSLQARLSASVMYHAALQPQVVAYA, via the coding sequence ATGCTGTCGGAACGCGAACTCGAAAGCTGCTACCTGGGCCAGTTCATCCCCGTCCATTACCATCACAACCTGCTGATGGATACCAACCGCATGCACAACTTCCGCGCGGCGATCACCCATGTCGTGAAGCCGGGCATGAAGGTACTGGAGCTGGGCGGTGGTACGGGAGCGCTGTCGTTCTTCGCCGCGCAACGGGCGGACAAGGTGTATTGCGTCGACTTCAATCCCGACATGGTGGCCGAGGCGCGCCGTTTCCTGGCCATGAACCGCTGCGGCGAGAAGGTCGAGGTGATCCATGCCGATGCCTTCGAATACCTGCCGCCCGAGCCGGTCGATGTCGTCATCTGCGAGATGATCCATGTGGGCATGCTGCGCGAGAAGCAGGTCGAGGTCATCGAGAACTTCAAGCGCCGCTACGCGCAGAAGTTCGGCGGACCGCTGCCCGTCTTCCTGCCGGAGGCCGTGCTGATGGCGGCCCAGCCGCTGCAGCAGGAATACGACTTCGAAGGGTTTCATGCGCCCATCGTGCAGTTCCAGCAGCCGGGCATCGCGCAGCCGGGCACGGTGGAGATGGCCCAGCCGGCCGTCTATTCCGTGATCGACTTCACGCAGCCCAACGACACCAGCTACAGCTGGGAAGGCAAGTTCGTCATCGACCGGGACGGCACCGTGAACGCGATCCGCTTCATCACGAAGAACATCCTGTCGGTCGTGCAGGAACGGGCGACGACGATCGACTGGCTGAACCACTACATGGCGCTGCCCCTGGAGCGTCCCGTCGAAGTGAAGGCGGGCGATGTGCTGCAGGTGGCGTTCGCCTACCGCGCGGGCGGCTCGATCCCGTCGCTGCAGGCGCGCCTGTCGGCCAGCGTGATGTACCACGCCGCGCTGCAGCCGCAGGTCGTCGCCTACGCCTGA
- a CDS encoding IS110 family transposase yields the protein MNFVGTPVVGIDVSKSKLDIALLKNGKLKSKVLPNNRDGYAELIKWLKNQDVTLDAVHICMESTGVYSEPVALALSDMGMKVSVVNPASIKGFGQSLIIRNKNDKADAALIARYCAAMSPALWQAPSHEQRQLRAWNEHLASLKDIRQQQANRIEALEFANQTEVAAHAKTHLDWLDKQIKQLENDIDDHIDRHPDLRHDAELIESIPGLGRGTAAKVLGRVGNLRRFGSAKELAAYIGVTPRQRQSGSSVRGRTTITRMGCRDLRAALYMPALTAIRKNPLLREFANRLQSTGMAKMAVIAAVMRKLVHQMYGVVRSGKPFDPNHMGKRLAGEHGI from the coding sequence ATGAATTTCGTAGGCACGCCAGTAGTAGGAATTGATGTCAGCAAAAGCAAACTGGATATAGCGTTGCTGAAGAATGGGAAGCTCAAGAGCAAAGTGCTTCCGAACAACAGGGACGGTTACGCAGAGCTGATAAAGTGGTTGAAGAATCAGGATGTTACGCTCGATGCGGTCCATATTTGCATGGAATCGACAGGCGTGTACAGCGAGCCTGTTGCCCTGGCATTGAGCGACATGGGCATGAAGGTGAGCGTCGTCAATCCTGCCAGCATCAAAGGATTTGGCCAGAGTCTAATCATCCGAAACAAAAACGACAAAGCTGATGCAGCTCTCATTGCGCGATACTGCGCAGCGATGAGCCCAGCGCTTTGGCAGGCCCCTTCGCACGAGCAGCGGCAATTGAGGGCTTGGAACGAGCATCTGGCATCGTTGAAAGACATTCGACAGCAACAGGCCAATCGTATCGAAGCACTTGAGTTTGCAAACCAGACCGAGGTGGCAGCTCACGCCAAGACGCACTTGGATTGGCTGGACAAACAAATCAAGCAGCTGGAGAACGATATCGATGATCACATCGATCGGCATCCGGATCTCCGGCACGATGCTGAGCTGATTGAGTCGATCCCAGGCCTTGGCCGCGGGACCGCGGCCAAGGTACTTGGTCGTGTGGGGAACCTGCGGCGCTTCGGCAGCGCCAAGGAACTGGCGGCCTACATTGGGGTGACGCCACGCCAGAGGCAATCAGGCAGCTCGGTGAGGGGTAGGACTACCATTACCAGAATGGGCTGTCGCGACCTGCGGGCAGCCCTATACATGCCAGCACTTACAGCGATCAGAAAGAACCCGCTGTTAAGGGAATTTGCAAACCGGCTGCAGTCAACAGGCATGGCTAAGATGGCTGTCATCGCTGCCGTCATGCGCAAGCTCGTGCACCAGATGTACGGCGTCGTCCGCTCAGGAAAGCCATTTGACCCGAATCACATGGGCAAAAGGCTTGCGGGTGAACACGGTATCTGA
- a CDS encoding ankyrin repeat domain-containing protein, with protein MAALLRRVAKRLRKLRARLRSRIALRLGIATVAVASALAAAPGLAQGDDAVSFFRAAQVNDAGRIKPLLARGLDPNLREPERGETGMIVALRNDAMDVFRLLLAQPKIDLEVQAANGNTALMMAAFKNNMPAVKALLAKGAQVNRPGWTALHYAAAAGALDIMRVLLDQHAYIDAESPTKLTPLMLAAREGQEDAVKLLLQEGADATLRDSAFKIDAAEFAERADKPWIAKAIRQHLAEQIMRR; from the coding sequence ATGGCAGCCCTGCTGCGCCGCGTCGCCAAACGCCTGCGTAAATTGCGCGCCCGGCTGCGCTCGCGCATTGCGCTGCGGCTGGGGATCGCCACCGTGGCCGTTGCCTCGGCCCTGGCGGCCGCGCCGGGCCTGGCGCAGGGCGACGACGCCGTGTCGTTCTTCCGCGCCGCCCAGGTCAACGACGCCGGCCGGATCAAGCCCTTGCTGGCGCGCGGCCTCGACCCGAACCTGCGCGAGCCTGAGCGGGGCGAGACGGGCATGATCGTCGCCCTGCGCAACGATGCGATGGACGTGTTCCGGCTGCTGCTGGCGCAGCCGAAGATCGACCTGGAAGTGCAGGCCGCCAACGGCAATACGGCGCTGATGATGGCAGCGTTCAAGAACAATATGCCGGCAGTGAAGGCGTTGCTGGCCAAGGGCGCGCAGGTGAACCGCCCCGGCTGGACAGCGCTGCACTACGCCGCGGCGGCCGGTGCCCTCGACATCATGCGCGTTCTGCTCGACCAGCATGCCTATATCGACGCCGAATCTCCCACGAAATTGACGCCGCTGATGCTCGCCGCCCGCGAGGGGCAGGAAGATGCCGTCAAGCTGCTGCTGCAGGAAGGCGCCGACGCCACGCTGCGCGACAGCGCCTTCAAGATCGACGCCGCCGAATTCGCCGAGCGCGCCGACAAGCCCTGGATCGCCAAGGCGATCCGCCAGCACCTCGCCGAACAGATAATGCGCCGTTGA